One Pecten maximus chromosome 7, xPecMax1.1, whole genome shotgun sequence genomic window carries:
- the LOC117330319 gene encoding probable chitinase 10, producing the protein MLLISLLAFCVSVVLAEDHCRDVKGSRWLPDPNDCTSFYVCFHGMEFKYTCPTNTVTDVVSRACVPKGSRLDTCKKGQGAPDTGKEKPTVDQGKLNTDEVKPTVDQGKPDVDQGKPSSQQVRPDVDQGKPSSQQVRPDVDQGKPSLGGLTVIHAQTVCQSTPRDRLPHSNCAKYVDCHSGVPQVHECPYPQLYDTTTEQCQHHDHIQCQSRKEPKSPCDYDAYQCGMSSHCVPCEVRFPSCEGAEDGPNPWTGREWTPYFITCYKERLTFQSKCTLDASNAGSYVFDPIKKQCVDAKKLDVTRL; encoded by the exons ATGTTGTTGATTAGTTTACTCGCCTTCTGCGTCTCTGTTGTCCTTGCAGAAGACCACTGCAGAGACGTGAAGGGATCCAGATGGCTACCCGACCCAAACGATTGTACCAGTTTTTACGTCTGTTTTCATGGAATGGAATTTAAATACACTTGTCCGACAAACACGGTGACAGATGTTGTAAGTCGCGCATGCGTCCCAAAGGGGTCCCGACTGGACACAT GTAAAAAAGGACAAGGAGCACCTGACACGGGTAAGGAAAAACCAACTGTCGACCAAGGGAAGTTAAATACTGACGAAGTGAAGCCAACTGTCGACCAAGGCAAACCGGATGTTGACCAGGGGAAACCCAGCTCTCAACAAGTAAGACCGGATGTTGACCAGGGGAAACCCAGCTCTCAACAAGTAAGACCGGATGTTGACCAGGGAAAGCCATCGTTAGGCGGCCTGACCGTGATACACGCCCAGACCGTGTGTCAATCAACCCCCCGGGATAGACTTCCTCACTCTAACTGTGCCAAGTACGTGGACTGCCACTCCGGGGTCCCACAGGTTCACGAGTGTCCCTATCCTCAACTGTATGACACTACCACCGAACAGTGCCAGCACCACGATCATATCCAATGTCAGTCCAGGAAAGAGCCAAAATCACCTT GTGACTACGACGCATACCAATGCGGAATGTCTTCCCACTGTGTTCCGTGTGAGGTACGTTTCCCCAGTTGTGAGGGGGCTGAGGATGGTCCCAACCCATGGACAGGTCGGGAGTGGACACCTTACTTCATTACGTGTTACAAGGAACGTCTCACCTTCCAATCAAAGTGCACATTGGACGCCTCCAATGCAGGGAGCTATGTGTTCGACCCCATCAAGAAACAATGCGTGGATGCCAAGAAGCTGGATGTCACCAGGttataa